One Bdellovibrio bacteriovorus genomic window, AAGGTGAAGGTGTCTTAGCGCTGCAATTCCATCCGGAAGTGGCGCACACCGAGTTTGGCTTAGATATTTTAAAATACTTTGCTGAAGATATGTGTAAAGCGCCTGCTGATTGGGATGCTCCGCATATTAAAGATGTTTTGATTTCGGATGTGCAAAAAAAAGTGGGACCTGCTGATCATGTGCTTGTGGGCTTAAGCGGTGGGGTGGACTCCACCGTCGTGGCAACCTTGCTGACAAAGGCGCTGGGGGCAGAACGTGTTCACTGTGTTTTTGTGGATAACGGACTTTTGCGTAAGAATGAATTTGCAAATGTTTTAGAGATGTATCGTAAGATTGGTTTGAACGTAAAAGGGGTGGATGCCTCTGAAGAGTTTTTAACGGCCTTAAAAGGGAAGACAGATCCGGAAGATAAGCGCAAAACCATCGGACGAGTTTTTATCGAAGTTTTTGATAAGAGTTATGATCACAAGTTGCCAATCAAGTGGTTGGCGCAAGGGACTTTGTACCCGGACGTGATCGAAAGTGTTTCTTCGGTGGGTGGCAGCGTTACTATCAAGTCCCATCACAACGTGGGTGGATTGCCAGAAAAAATGAAATTGGGTCTGGTCGAGCCTGTGCGCGAGTTATTTAAAGACGAAGTGCGCGCTTTGGGGGCGCAATTGGGATTGCCACACCAAATGTTGTGGCGTCACCCCTTCCCGGGACCGGGGCTTTCCATTCGAGTCTTAGGTGAAATCACGAAAGAAAAACTGCAAATCATTAAAGAAGCTGATGATATTTTTATCTCTGAACTGCGCCGTGCGGGGTTGTATGAAAAAATCTGGCAGGCGTTCTGTGTTTTGTTGCCCGTAAAAACAGTGGGCGTGCAAGGGGATGCGAGAACCTATGATCATGTTCTTGCTTTGCGGGCGGTGACTTCCAGTGACGGTATGACCGCCGATTGGTATCCGTTTGAGTTTCAGTTCTTGCGTGAAGTTTCTAATTTAATCACGAACAAGGTCAAAGGTGTGAACCGCGTCGTTTATGATGTGACAAGCAAGCCTCCGGGCACGATTGAGTGGGAGTAATAATGAAGTTCCTATTGTCTTGGATTTTTACTTTTTCCGTGTGCGTTTCGTTTGCGAAATCTCAAAATGTTTCCGTAAGTTCAGTGACTTTGAACGAACTTAAAAGCAATGCGGGCTTGCAGGAGTGTTCTAAGAAATATCAAGCTGGCCCCAATCAAGCGGGGCTTGGTCCTGGTAAAGTCACGATGAAAATTTCTTTGGCGGAAGACGGGACGGTTGTTGGCGCTGATCAAGAAACTTCGCTTTCAACGATTCGCGAAGACTTTTTAAGACAGTGCTTTGTAAAAGTGTTCCGCACCTTGAAGTTTCCTGAAGAAACCAAGGGCCAGAAAAAGACGGTTTTGGTTCCTTTAGATCTTCCTCTTTAAGATCCGGATTAGCGTCTTAAATCAAAATTTCTTGCAGTCGTTTGTTCTCGTTTTTTAAATGAGTTAATAGCTTTTTTCCTTCCTTAGTCAGTTTATAAAACTGCACGGGTTTTTTTGCTCTCGGGTTTGGGGAGGCTCCGGGAGTGCTATCGATATAGCCCCTTTGGTAAAGGTGCTTTAATCGGGGATAGACAAGACTTTTTCCTGAGCCCAAGCCGTTTTTCTTTTCTACTTCTTGAAGAATCAAGGCGTAGTAAGGCTCCATATCGACCTTGGGCAAAGATTCAATCGTCTGCAAAAGGAAGTAAGTTAAGTGGCCGACTCTCATGTATTCAATTTCTCGTTCTGTCATTAAGTCCATTTTTATCCTTCAGTCTGTTCATCAGAGGGGTTTTAGTGCCCCCCCCCCTGTGATGGGATCACGCTTAATATTATTTAATAAATATAAAAAATAAAAGTAATAATTAAGTTTAAAATATAAAAATAATAAATGGATGTGATTGCAGTTGGTTAACGCGCTGCTTGTCCGACGTCGGAAGTAAGACCGTGCGTCCCCAGACTGTCCGCGCGCGGACAGTCTGGGGTGTCCATTTCAAAAAATGCATGAGGCGTTTGTAACTCGCGCTTCGCAATAACTGATCTTAGAGTTTTCTCTATGAAAAACATAAAAATATCCCGCATCTCTAAGGCGATTTCCTTATTTATTGTTCTGTCGGCGTTGGCGGCTCTTGCGGCCACGACGTCCAATATTCTTTATCAGAAAAAAGGTGTTTCAGAGTTTATCTTTCAAGATGACCCCGGAGGAAATGGTCGCACCATTGAGAAATTGATTAATGATTTTGATGTGCGAAGGCATTATATCGCTTCCACGGGCGACGAAGAGCTTTATTTAATCAGCAGTAAAAAGAAAATCACCGACTTCTTTGATGCCGAAGGTGTGGATGGTCATATAACCTGGGAAGTCCGTCGGGGCGAACGATTTGAAACAAAGCTTTGGGGAAAGACCGAGCAAGCGACGGAGCTGAATGTGCACTGGGCTTATCCGATGATGGTGACAGGCTTGCAAGGCTGTTGTGCAGAATTAACCGGTTATCGCATGTATGATTTAAGAGACGGCAAGTTTCTGATGTCTTTTAATGATTTTAGTTACGATGGCACAACTATCACTCAGCCCTACTCCCTTTCGATTCCGAACTCAAACTTGAGTCCGCGTTTTATCGGCGTGACTTCGCAAGATAGCAAACGGGATCGAGATTTTGCGCCTCCGCCTGCGGGTAAGGAAGCGGCGGCTTTAATCATGTATGCCAACGAAAACT contains:
- the guaA gene encoding glutamine-hydrolyzing GMP synthase, with the translated sequence MRGFVILDFGSQFTQLIARRLRELGFYSEIHSYKYPTEEIIKKKPYGIILSGGPNSVYEAGSPQRDVAELRNISPLMGVCYGMQLLTHQLGGKVTKAHHREYGFNYVNWSTQIGSVPSKQKVWMSHGDVVEAAPRGFNVIAMSDGQHPAAIQGEGVLALQFHPEVAHTEFGLDILKYFAEDMCKAPADWDAPHIKDVLISDVQKKVGPADHVLVGLSGGVDSTVVATLLTKALGAERVHCVFVDNGLLRKNEFANVLEMYRKIGLNVKGVDASEEFLTALKGKTDPEDKRKTIGRVFIEVFDKSYDHKLPIKWLAQGTLYPDVIESVSSVGGSVTIKSHHNVGGLPEKMKLGLVEPVRELFKDEVRALGAQLGLPHQMLWRHPFPGPGLSIRVLGEITKEKLQIIKEADDIFISELRRAGLYEKIWQAFCVLLPVKTVGVQGDARTYDHVLALRAVTSSDGMTADWYPFEFQFLREVSNLITNKVKGVNRVVYDVTSKPPGTIEWE
- a CDS encoding PadR family transcriptional regulator, which encodes MDLMTEREIEYMRVGHLTYFLLQTIESLPKVDMEPYYALILQEVEKKNGLGSGKSLVYPRLKHLYQRGYIDSTPGASPNPRAKKPVQFYKLTKEGKKLLTHLKNENKRLQEILI